From a single Sorghum bicolor cultivar BTx623 chromosome 5, Sorghum_bicolor_NCBIv3, whole genome shotgun sequence genomic region:
- the LOC8070663 gene encoding transcription factor VIP1 produces MDPRFPPPAPSSCFGGGGGLLPARGHHRRAHSETFIRLPDDDLLLDADADFGFSDIDFPSLSDDSPAASDPTPQPQPQAPPPQQPMPQQQAASSAPPRPPSGAHMRSLSLDAAFFDSLSLQGGGGGGGGGGVVGHKRSGSMDGSSSSFEGESAPSSSVFPDYAKKAVPDDKLAELALLDPKRAKRILANRQSAARSKERKIKYTSELERKVQTLQTEATTLSAQLTLLQRDTSGLTTENRELKLRLQAMEEQAKLRDALNDALREEVQRLKIAVGQVPNMNGNPFNGGLPQQQQMPSYFSQQQQMQYFGSHQGQHHNPNHHPQNSSNGGGQSLSDSMDFM; encoded by the exons ATGGACCCGCGCTTCCCGCCGCCAGCGCCGTCGTCCTGCTTCGGCGGGGGAGGGGGGCTGCTCCCAGCGCGGGGGCACCACCGGCGGGCGCACTCGGAGACGTTCATCCGGCTGCCCGACGATGACCTGCTGCTGGACGCGGACGCCGACTTCGGCTTCTCCGACATCGACTTCCCCTCGCTCTCCGACGACTCGCCCGCGGCGTCCGACCCGACGCCGCAGCCCCAGCCCCAGGCGCCGCCGCCACAGCAGCCGATGCCGCAGCAGCAGGCGGCTTCCTCGGCGCCGCCGAGGCCGCCGAGCGGGGCGCACATGCGGAGCCTCTCCCTCGACGCCGCCTTCTTCGACAGCCTCTCGCtgcagggaggaggaggaggaggtggaggtgggggCGTGGTGGGGCACAAGAGGAGCGGCTCCATGGACGGGTCCTCCTCGTCGTTCGAGGGCGAGTCCGCGCCGTCGTCGTCCGTGTTTCCGGACTACGCCAAGAAGGCCGTGCCCGACGACAAGCTCGCCGAGCTCGCGCTCCTCGACCCCAAGCGCGCCAAGAG GATCCTGGCGAACCGGCAGTCCGCGGCGAGGTCCAAGGAGAGGAAGATCAAGTACACCAGTGAGCTGGAGAGGAAGGTGCAGACGCTGCAGACAGAGGCCACCACGCTTTCGGCACAGCTCACGCTTCTTCAG AGGGACACCTCAGGTTTAACCACCGAGAACAGGGAGCTGAAACTCCGGTTGCAGGCCATGGAAGAACAAGCGAAACTCCGAGATG CTCTAAATGACGCCCTGAGAGAAGAAGTCCAGCGGCTCAAAATAGCTGTAGGGCAGGTTCCTAACATGAACGGAAATCCCTTCAATGGAGGACTaccacagcagcagcagatgcCAAGCTATTTCTCACAACAACAGCAGATGCAATACTTCGGCAGCCACCAGGGCCAGCATCACAATCCAAACCATCACCCCCAGAACTCTTCAAACGGTGGTGGCCAGTCCTTGAGTGACTCCATGGATTTCATGTGA